The following DNA comes from Candidatus Liberimonas magnetica.
TCTGGCTCATGGGGGACGTGGAAAGCGTAATGTCAATGACCACGACCCGTCTTGTGAACATAGAAGCCGAAGATACGGGAGTAGTTATCCTGAGGTTTAAAAGCGGTGCTCTGGGTTTGATCGAGGCCACTACAGCCACAAGGCCGAAAGACCTGGAAGGTTCGATATCAGTCCTTGGAGAAAAAGGTTCGGTGGAAATAGGCGGTTTTTTCATGAACGAGCTTAAGACATGGAATTTTACAACCAGGAAACCCGTTGACGATGAAATGTTTACAAAATACAATAAAAATCCGGACGAATTCGCCTGGAACCATACAGAATTCATAAAGGATGTTATTTCAAGCATAAAGAAGAGCAAAAAAGGTTTAATTGACGGGCTTGAAGGCAGAAAATCACTTGAACTTATAAATGCTATTTACGAGTCCGCAGAAACGAACAAGGAAGTGTTTTTAAAGTTCAAACCAAAGAAATGCAGGCTCGGTATCAAAACAAATGACAAAAAACTATAAAGTGTATCCCAATACCAAACTGGGCAAAGGCATAAAAATAGGCGATTATTCTATCATCGGCTATTCCCAGGACAAAAACCCCAAAAAGACCTCAATAGGTAATAATGCCAACATCCGGACTCATACGGTGATTTACTCCGGCAATAAGATAGGCGATAATTTCCAGACCGGGCACCATGTGATGATAAGGGAAAATAACCGTATAGGAAATAACGTAAGCATAGGCACGAACTCTGTTATAGAACACGATGTTGTGCTTGGCGATAATGTAAGGGTGCACTCGAACGTATTTATCCCGGAATATACCGAAATAGAAGAAAATGCCTGGATAGGCCCGAACGTGGTATTTACCAATGCAAAATACCCGCGCTCAAAGAACGTTAAAGATACCTTAAAAGGCGCTTCTGTAAGAAAGAATGCCAAGATAGGTGCAAACTCGACTATACTTCCCGCAGTAACCATAGGCGAAAATGCGCTTATCGGCGCAGGTTCAGTGGTTTCTAAGAATGTCCCGCAGAATAAAGTCGTTGTCGGAAACCCCGCAAGAGTTATCAGAGATATAACTGAAATTGAAGAATACAATTCAAAATCCTGAACGAAGTCGAAGGATAGCAGGCAAACCCACTAAAATAATCAAAGTATATCAAATCTAAAAGAATATTAAGTAACTCAACATTTGAGGTCTGGCCCCACGAAACTATTTAAGAGTAGAATATTACTGGTGTTCTTAGGGTGTATTATTTCAGTTCTTTTACTAATTTTGGCTGTATCGTTAAGGTCAAAGATCTCTGATGCAAAATTATCTGAAGTATACGATATAGAAAGAGATGTTGACCTAACCTGCGGGAATTGTTATAAGCCGAATACATCAGGACACCATATAGCTAAGTCCGGCGACCGGGTTTTGTACGATGCAGTGTATTCTTTTGATGAGTACGGCAGAAGGGCCACTCCTGCGGGGAATGAAGGGAACAGGAAAAATTCAATTCTTTTTTTTGGATGTTCGTTCATGTTCGGGCACGGCCTGCAGAATAATGAAACCCTTCCTTTTTACATTTCAGAACTTGTCGCTTCTTTTAAGCCGTACAACTATGCGGTGTGCGGCGGCGGGCCGCATTATATGCTTGCAAAACTGAACCAGCCCGGAATAACGGAAGAGGTTCAGAAAGGAGGTAAAAAACTTCTTATTTACCTGTTTGTTGAAGACCATATAAACCGGGTATCGGGAAAGACTATCTTCGGTTGTGACGGCCCGTATTTTTATCTGGACAGTGAAAACAAACTAAGGCAGAAAGGTCTCCTATCAACTGCAAGGTTCTGGAAATATCATACTTATAAGGTTTTAAAAACCTCTCCTTTCGGTATTTATATCGAAAAATATGCTGCCAGGCATATAGACCAGAAGGATATTGAATTAACTTTTAGAGTAATAGAAGAATCAAAAAAAACATTCAAACGCAAATTCAAAAGCGATGACTTTTATGTGGTGATATATCCGCCGGGTTCGCCAGAGATTATTTCGTACTTTAAAAAATCAGGTATAAAATACCTTGTTTACGAAAATAAAAGTGATTTTTTAAGCCCTAAATATGCACAACCCGACGGCCATCCTACAGCACAGGCAAATAAGGGACTGGCGGAAATGATATTTAAAGATCTAAAATGCCTGCAAGAATAAGAAAGGAATAAAATTAAGTTAGTCTTATTGTTCTTTAAATGTTAGATGTAAAATGCTAAATGTAAAAGGGGAGGTAAAATCATGAAACGGGTATTTACGTTAGCGGTTTTAATGTTTTGCTCGATACTTGCTTATTCTGCGGGTGACACTTTAACTTTTATCCATAAAAGAAAGAGCGTCAGGAATTTTACCGGTGTTCCGGCAGCTAAGGCCGATCTTGAAAAAATAGTCAAAGCCGGTATGGCAGCGCCTACTGCAGTAAACAAACAGCCCTGGTCTTTTGTAATTGTAACGGATAAAAATGCCATTGATTCCTTAACAAAAGCCCTTCCGTATGTAAAGATGCTTCCGAGAGCAGGCTCTGCCATAATCGTGTGCGCTGTGCCTGAAAAAGCCTATGATAAGAGTATGGATTTCGCTATAGTCGACTGCTCCTGCGCAAGCGAAAACATCCTCCTTGCCGCCGAAGCCCTGGGTCTTGGAGCCGTCTGGACAGCAGCCTATCCCTATAAAGAAAGGATGGATGCAGTAAGAAAAACCCTCAACATTCCGGAAAATATCATCCCGTTAAACGTAATTCCCGTAGGCCACCCCACAGGCGAAGATAAGCCCAAAGACAAATTTAAAGCAGAAAACATCCATTGGGAGAAGTGGTAAAATAAAGCGGATGGAAAGAGGGACAACGTTGTTTGATAATACGATATCCAAAAGAAGATTGTAAAATGACCAGGCTTTAGTAAGAAACTCAAATTTGGTAAGAGAGGGGCAATAGTTAGATACGAAACTTAAATATAAGTAAGCAGTATCACGATAGAAAGTAACAATAATTATTTATGCAGATTGGTCGGCTAAATGGTCGCTTTGTGCTTTTGTCTGTTTTGTCAATAAAGCGTTTTTAATGGAGTTTGACAGGGTTTTTATTTCAAAGGGTTTTAACAGGCAGTCACTGGCATTAAGCGAAGATATCTTTTCCATTATTTGAGGTTTTGTGATATTCCCGGTGATAAAGATGACGGGGATATCCTTTGTTATCCTGGAGGCTGAAAGCCCCCTGAAAATGCTATAGCCGTCTATACTTGGCATTATAAAATCCAGAATAACGATATCGGGTTTTATTTTATGTGTGAGAGCTATCGCTTCTAATGCACTGGAAGTCACTAAAACCTCATAGCCCAAAAGATCAAGACCGGTCTTTATGAACTCAAGCATTTCCGGCTCATCATCAACTACCAAAACTTTAATTGCCATATTTTCCCCCGTAAACCATTAATGTAGAATGCCAAATCGGACATAAAAAAACCATACCCGTATTTTTGTTGCAGGTATGGAATCTATGTTGCCATATTAGCATTATAAAATAGAAATGTCAATATGCCATTTAAAAACATAATTGATAATCCTAAAATAATTTGGTATACTTTTTTAAATTTACAAAATATACTTTATTTTTGTATTGTTTTTTATTCCCGCCGTAATGTAAGCCCTGCCGTGGCGTGGAAGAGTATTTTGTTGGTGGGTTCTCACATCATTTTAAAGGACGTAGGGGTTCCACATTAATGGATCCGAAAAGAATTTTGATGGTTATTTCCAGGTTTCCGCCGGTTGTGGGCGGGGCTGAAAGGCAGTGTTTGAACCTTTCGCTCTCGCTTGCTTCTTTGGGGCATAAAATAACCGTGGTTACCGAGAGGCTTCAAGGCCTAAAAAAAAGGGAAGATATTGACGGGGTTCAGGTTTTACGGCTTTCTGCTTTTCCTAACGATGTAAGGGTGCTTGCAAATTTGATATTCTGGGCAAACCTGAAATGGTTTTTTATAAGAAAAAGCAATAACTTTGACATAGTGCACAGTCATGTCGCCACTGCATCGGCTTTCTTCGGTTCTATCCTTGCAAAACTCTTTGGAAAACCTTCTATTGTAAAATTCACTGGGTCAGGGATAACAGGAGAAGTAACTACATCCAAAGCTTCATTTTTTGGAAAACTCAAACTTAAAATATTAGACATCTTTACAGATGTGGTAGTATGCACGGATGTAAAGATAAAAACAGAGCTTATGAGCATAGGTTATCAAGAAGAAAAGATCAGGGTACTCCCAAACGGTGTAGACACTGGTTATTTTGCTCCAGAACAGGAAAAAAGATCGAATAATGTTCCTAAAGTCTTATTTGTAGGAAGGCTTGAAGACGTTAAAAATGTTCCTGCACTGCTCAAGGCATGGAAAACTGTGATTTCAAAGGCCAACGCAGAACTCTTCATAGTTGGCGGGGGCAGTAAAAAGGATGAGTTAATTCACCTAACAGAAAAACTAGGTATCAATAACAGAGTAAAATTCCTCGGAGAACAGAAAGATATTAGAAGTCACCTGGTTTCAAGTGATATATTTGTCCTTCCTTCTTTTGCTGAAGGTGTTTCAAATTCTCTACTTGAAGCTCTTTCCTGCGGGCTTGCAGTAATAGCAAGCAGGGTAGGGGGAAGCGTTGGCCTTATAAAAGATGGGGAGACCGGATACCTTTTTGACCCAAAGAACCATAATGAACTGGCTGATAAACTGGAAAGGCTTTTAAAAGATCCGGTTTTAAGAAAAAACATGGGTCAGAAGGCTCGTGAAAACATAGTTAAAAACTACTCAATTGAATCAATACGAGATAAGTATATAAAGTTATATGATGAGCTTGTTATTAAATAAAACTAAGAAACCAAGTTCCACCTACGCAGTGGAACTTGGTTAATGAAATTAAAGTTTAACTTTAATAAATTTAGGGAATTAATTGAAAATACTGTTTGTTTATCCATGCTTAAAACTTGAAAAGACGGCTCATCACGGGATAGCTAGTTTGTCTGCCTGCTTGAAAGAAGTAGGGCATGAAACGGGTTTGATATACCTTGAATCTAAGGATTTTAACAAGGCTTTTGAACGGATAAGGGGTTTTGGGCCTGATCTTATAGCTATTTCTGTAGTAACGAACCAGTGGAACTTTGTTAAGGATTTTATATCTGCTTTTAAGAGGTCTTTTAAGATACCGATAGTATGCGGGGGTGCACATATAAATGCAGATACAGAGGCGATTAAGGAAATACCCGAAGTTGATGCTCTTTGTTACGGCGAAGGGGAATATCCTTTAAAGGAGTTCGCTGAAAGGCTCAAGAAAAATGCTTCTTTCAAGGATATTAAGAACCTCTACTACCTTGACAACTCAAAAATTAAAAAGAACGATTCATATCCTCTTATTGCAGAGCTTGACAGCCTGCCTCTTCCAGATTACGAGATATTTACAAAAGAAGTCTATTTGAACTACCCGAGCCTTTCTTTTTCAAGAGGGTGCCCGCACAACTGTACTTACTGCTGTAATGAGCTTTTAAGGAACATGTACAGGCAAAAAGGCAATTATATCAGGTTTAAAAGTGCCGGACGGGCAATGAAGGAAATAGAGAACGTCATAACAAAGTTCAACCCGTCTATCCTTAATTTTGACGATGACAGTTTTACCAAGTCAAGGAAATGGGTCCTGGATTTCTGCGCAGAATACCCGAAGCGTTTCAAACTTCCGTTCAGGTGCAACGCAAGGCCGGAACAGCTGGATGAAGAGCTTATCTCAAGCCTTAAAAAAGCAAATTGTGAGCTTATAAGCATAGGCATAGAGTCCGGCAATGAAGACCTGAGGAAACGGGTATTAAAAAGGAATATGTCCAATGCCGATATCGAAAAAGCTTTTGAACTCTGTAAAAAGTATAATATTAAAACAAGTTCTTTTAATATGGTAGGCATACCTGAAGAAACTCCTGAGCTTTTTAGAGATACGCTTGAGTTAAATAAGAAAGTGATGCCTGATCTTGTACAGTTAACTATATTTTACCCTTATCCGGGAACTGAGCTCGGAGAATACTGTAAACAGAAAGGGTATATTGTAGATAAACAGCATGCTGAGAGCTATTTCAGGAAAGGCGTGCTTGAACTGCCGGACTTCAGCTATAAAGAGATAAGGAAAGCCTATAAGGATTTTTACTGGGAGATGTACAAGGACAGGAATATTTCAAGGTATTTCCTTAAAGTATATCTTGAAGAATACCCGTTCTTGTGGGAAAAAGCAAAGCTTCTGAAAAGGCTTTTAAAAAAGTTATATTAGCCAGTACCGATGCGGGATCGGTAATGGCCGGGATGAGAATGAAAATTAGGATTTTTTATTTATCAACGAGCTTAAATATAGGCGGAACTGAAAAATTCCTTTTTACCCTTATTCAGAGTATGGTTAATGAATACGAATTTACCGTGGGTTATATAAAGGAAAAGGGGCATATAGGCGAACTGCTTGAAAAGAACAATGTCAAGGTCGTGCATTTGCCGGGTTTTTTTGCGATATTAAAGTTTTTAAAAGAAAATGAATTTGATATGCTTCATACATTCCTTTTCCGCGCAAATATACTCGGCCGGATAGCCGGGAAAATAGCAAAAGTCCCTGTTATCATGTCTACGCAGCAGGCTGTAGATGACTGGAAGTGTTTCTATCATGCTTGGCTGGATGGTTATACGGCACAGTGGTGCAATTTAATAATCGCAAATTCGCAGGCTGCAAAAGACCTTTTATGTAAACGCGAAAAGATACCCGCAAGCAAGATAGCAGTTGTTTATAACGGC
Coding sequences within:
- a CDS encoding acetyltransferase, whose protein sequence is MTKNYKVYPNTKLGKGIKIGDYSIIGYSQDKNPKKTSIGNNANIRTHTVIYSGNKIGDNFQTGHHVMIRENNRIGNNVSIGTNSVIEHDVVLGDNVRVHSNVFIPEYTEIEENAWIGPNVVFTNAKYPRSKNVKDTLKGASVRKNAKIGANSTILPAVTIGENALIGAGSVVSKNVPQNKVVVGNPARVIRDITEIEEYNSKS
- a CDS encoding nitroreductase family protein, producing MKRVFTLAVLMFCSILAYSAGDTLTFIHKRKSVRNFTGVPAAKADLEKIVKAGMAAPTAVNKQPWSFVIVTDKNAIDSLTKALPYVKMLPRAGSAIIVCAVPEKAYDKSMDFAIVDCSCASENILLAAEALGLGAVWTAAYPYKERMDAVRKTLNIPENIIPLNVIPVGHPTGEDKPKDKFKAENIHWEKW
- a CDS encoding response regulator, which codes for MAIKVLVVDDEPEMLEFIKTGLDLLGYEVLVTSSALEAIALTHKIKPDIVILDFIMPSIDGYSIFRGLSASRITKDIPVIFITGNITKPQIMEKISSLNASDCLLKPFEIKTLSNSIKNALLTKQTKAQSDHLADQSA
- a CDS encoding glycosyltransferase family 4 protein, with protein sequence MDPKRILMVISRFPPVVGGAERQCLNLSLSLASLGHKITVVTERLQGLKKREDIDGVQVLRLSAFPNDVRVLANLIFWANLKWFFIRKSNNFDIVHSHVATASAFFGSILAKLFGKPSIVKFTGSGITGEVTTSKASFFGKLKLKILDIFTDVVVCTDVKIKTELMSIGYQEEKIRVLPNGVDTGYFAPEQEKRSNNVPKVLFVGRLEDVKNVPALLKAWKTVISKANAELFIVGGGSKKDELIHLTEKLGINNRVKFLGEQKDIRSHLVSSDIFVLPSFAEGVSNSLLEALSCGLAVIASRVGGSVGLIKDGETGYLFDPKNHNELADKLERLLKDPVLRKNMGQKARENIVKNYSIESIRDKYIKLYDELVIK
- a CDS encoding B12-binding domain-containing radical SAM protein — its product is MKILFVYPCLKLEKTAHHGIASLSACLKEVGHETGLIYLESKDFNKAFERIRGFGPDLIAISVVTNQWNFVKDFISAFKRSFKIPIVCGGAHINADTEAIKEIPEVDALCYGEGEYPLKEFAERLKKNASFKDIKNLYYLDNSKIKKNDSYPLIAELDSLPLPDYEIFTKEVYLNYPSLSFSRGCPHNCTYCCNELLRNMYRQKGNYIRFKSAGRAMKEIENVITKFNPSILNFDDDSFTKSRKWVLDFCAEYPKRFKLPFRCNARPEQLDEELISSLKKANCELISIGIESGNEDLRKRVLKRNMSNADIEKAFELCKKYNIKTSSFNMVGIPEETPELFRDTLELNKKVMPDLVQLTIFYPYPGTELGEYCKQKGYIVDKQHAESYFRKGVLELPDFSYKEIRKAYKDFYWEMYKDRNISRYFLKVYLEEYPFLWEKAKLLKRLLKKLY